TAGCGTCACTTTCATCACTGACTAATGTAATAGCAAGACCCTGTAAGTATTAACCGAGTATTAAAGTGAATGTtagtattattacattataatatatcgtgCGAATATTAACCTTGGTACCGAAACGACCGGCTCTGGCTACTCGATGTAGGTATGTGTCCGAATCTTCTGGCATATCGTAATTAAACACTATGTTTACACGCTCAATATCCATACCACGTCCAAATAAATTTGTAGCTACCAAAATTCGCTAAAATAATAGTATTTGTTTGCAATTATTtcgaaacaaatgaaatattacacaTCTACAttacatgaaatatatattagatagGCTTATACTAGACAACCAACATTTACCTTTTGGAAATCTTTAAATTGTTGGTACCTTGATAGCCGTTCTTCCTGAGTCATACCCCTATGTATACCAATCGCAGgaaaattttgttctgttAGAAGTTGTGCCAAAGCCatacacctttgtacagattttaCAAAGATAACGACCTATAGAGTGATGTAAAATAGAAACGAATATTACAGTAGCTTAATGCATAACGAAAATCCtaaagtaaataataacaatatcgCTTAATCGATGTCTGCGGACAAACCTGATTAAATTCAAGTACATCAAGTAATTCAAATAGCTTCTTGTTCTTTTCATTCTCTTTAAGTTTCACATAATGTTGTTGTAGACCGTGCAACGTGAGTTTCGCTTCATCATCCACATAGACTTCCATGGGCTGCGCAGAGAATGTTTTTTACAAGATTATCTATTTTACCCTATAGATAACCATACCTTTGATAATTTCagattcaatatatttttctagatGTAACACATTAAGTTGAAAATGTAACGAAATTTACGAATGAAATCGCGTATTGgagaaatataaacaaaaaatcattgaaaacaaatttgagatataaaatgaacaactacaaatgaaaatttaacaaGTGACGTAAATGATGTGAAAATGTAGagtattttttttatgaatgtCCCAATTTCTCCCGCTTCCTTGATAAtggcaattttatattaagtaactataaataaaatatattagatgATTTCTCGAGAACTTTCTGCTTAAATTCTCAGTTTTTTGCGCTTATTTGTCGATCGGATTAGTCATGCTGGTTACATACGGTCCGACGACTTCCATCTCTGGGCAGTGCCAACAATGAAAACTCAGCAGTCACCTCAACAGAACTAAGAAGGCGCACCCATGAATGTTCTGTCACACATCCGCTGACCACTCGATGCCAAATCTCTTCTCCCAAATTCTAGTATATTCGGAATATGCCCAGAATTGGCCTTGATTATTGTTGGTATGCTCATTATCACAAAATTTAACGGCCTCTGGGATACATACTTTTTTACATCGCGACTTAAATAGCTTATGATTCGTGATACACAAACTGATTTATATTTTGCTTTCACGTAGAAGTGAACACGATCAAACTATGTATGAACACTTCCATTTTCACTCCTATTAATTGATTATTGATTTCCATTAGctttttttgcaaaatatcaaaatacgtTGTTTCGATTATAGATAAGACGAACGCGACTAACAAATTCTAGATATATGCCACGTAATTGCAGCAATATCATCATCCTAGCTAACCCCAGTTTCCCATTCATCCTCTTGCATCTTCTTTCTTGCGCTCTTCTGTCTTCAGGTTTTCTTGAGATCTTCTTAGCCCCCCACCCAATCAAAAACTGCTTTCAATGCTGCTCTATGTCATTTAAAAATCTACCCCTCCCTTACACCTGATCGAATCATCTGCCCATAGAAATTGCAGAAACTTTCCACCCGACCCCTCCCAACAGATATATGACGTTTCCTAATATTCGTGTAACATTATACAGAACATCATTTTAACTTTGGCAATTTCAATATGCAGCAGacaatttaaaagatttgAACATCGAAGATAGGAACTAAATAAAATTGCTTTAAAACATCGTCAACATCATCTTGATCAACTCAAGAAACGATTTTAAACGAAGATATCGTTCCTTTTATGAGTAGATATCTCGTCATCCGGTAAATGGAGGAAAACTTTGGAGCAGCAACTTGTTACGTTTAAGTTGTAGAACTTGACTTTCAACCGGAGACATCGAGGGGCTTTTCGTTATTGAATTCTGTGTCACTCCTTCAAAGTGTTGTCTAACTAGCCTAACCCGCGGGTGCGCCGTCAACGATATTTATAGTATGGTTTGAGCTTTGTCCTGGGTATGAATACAGGGCCAACGAAGTAGGAGCAATCGAAGATCGAAGTGAAGAGgaagatttttttaattacatcttGCATGAACTTTTTGCAGACAGGACGTATCTCCTTGGACAATGTGGCGCTGAACATCATGACTTGTTTACCGTGTGGAGTGCTTCTAAATATTTCCTGTACGTCCCTGCGCATATCTGAAAATAAATGTaggtatataatttatattcaacagGGCTATAGtcatacataaaaaaagaactgtatttataaatacctAATAGCTCGAGCATTTTATCACATTCATCGAGTATAAAGTGCTTCAAGTGTTtcagatttaattttttatttcgaacaaGAGCAAGGATACGACCTGGTGTACCAACAACAATGTGAGGACATACGTTCTTTAGGACTTCTTCATCTTTTTGAATTGGTAAACCACCAAAAAATACACCGACCTAGTAATGTAAATACATTACTTGATATGAATCATTATTCACaaacatatttcttttataaagcTAAAttgtataacaaatataagaaTCTTCGTCAGTGGTAGGTAGTGGTGTTAAAGAGTGTCACCATTAtttaatatgataattatatttcatcaTGTGAAGATTCCTTATAaactataattaaatataattaacataagtTATGCTTACCTTCACATGAGGCATATATTTACTAAATCGTTCATATTCTTTGCTAATTTGGAAAGCAAGTTCTCGCGTATGACACATGACAAGGACATAGACCTGGTTCTCTGTTAATTCTAATTGTTGTAATGTAGCTAGCACAAATACAGCTGTTTTTCCCATGCCAGATTTTGCTTGACATAATATATCCATACCAAGCACTGCTTGGGGAATGCATTCATGTTGCACTGTAAATAAGACTTACATGAAAAATCTCcatttatttaacataaaagatataatttatacaagtCAAGTAATCAGTTTATAGATATATCATTCATATGTAGTCTGTTGTCCCTATCAGATTTTCATCACTTgattaaatatctatatattttaatatattaattttaatctagTACTGCCTGCAAGAACATATACAATCTGTAAGTTTATCTAGACACCGATGAATTTATCAAGATATGTACATGTCCCAAAAATTTAAAtgaggaaaggaaaaagaatgagtgagatattaataattaatgagaATATAATGTACAGATACCAATGGCAGTTTGTGGGAATGTAATGTCAACTGTCATTGCAGACAGtactgtatataaaatttagtactggtatgttatactttgtaacatTATTACCTTCAGATGGATGTTCAAAACCACAATCAATAATTGCACGTAATATTTCTGGTTTAAGAAGAAAATCCCTAAATCCACTACTGTGAATAGATACATATGTGCCCTTCACTTCTTTTTTAGCAGGTGTATCCCTACTTCCATCAACTAATTGTTCAGTCTGTTCTTCATCTTCGTAATCCAAGAGGTCATCATTATCcgccatcttttttttttatatttattgaattattgctgaaaaataatattatacatataactaaaacctacaaaaattatatttatataataaaactatatacagatatttatacataaaatttattattaaattttgatttcaaatttgtaaTAACTCTTTAGACCACAGATGTTTAAGCAATTATGGGAAATTTAGGTGTACGAAAGATACACAGAatatgtaaaagtatataaaatattcaaagaacagtacttattagaatatttagtggatgaaacaaatctctgctTATCttagtaaatttatattaatttcttgatACCTTCCCTTATTTTTATCtggcaaaagaaaaaaaaaaaaaattcatgtaaaattttaaagtattaattataatctaGAAATCTATCTCCtgaaatattatgaaactatatgaataaatgaatattaaatcaCTTAAATAAGTACTAAGTCTTTCAAAtacatgataaataaatatacctaTGAAAATGCACTTGCCTATAACAATAATGATTTTTGTACGAATAATACACTTAATGTAATCGCCATTTTAGTGACGCTACATCGCTTACTCGTGGAAAAAACGAAAGgtataaaataagtaaaacggtcaaaatcaaaatttttttaaacactcatcttgaaaatgtaaattagaCACATGTACATATCTGcacaattgaaaattatataatttatcctTCAAATTCGTTCACGTTTTCAACGTTATAGATTACAAGATAAACATTTATGcgtcatttaatttttactatgGAACATAACcaataataaaactattatGCAATAGTAAAACTTGAGGATATTCTTAATGCAATCAGATACATTTTACGTATGGattgattattaataaataattaaatacggATTACAAATGTTCACCTTACCTCCAGACACAATTTTAACAAACTGACGCTCAGTAACTCATCACTACTATAGTCAGTGTGTTCGTGTAATTTCTCGCATTATATTCCGGAAGACTAGAGTTGCCAACTACAAAACTACATACATCCTATAAAGactatatttgtattaaaattattcgaaataataaatattaaataaatacagtgAGCAAATTATGCTACAATTTTGTTCGtgtattattgttaatataatatttaacattataaataataataccgATGTTGATTACTTGTAACTTGCGAATAACTTCATTCTTATAATGACAATGACCGGATATACGCAATCatatatcatattaaaatattggcGGTCTTTTAGAAATAAGTAATGGTAGCAattaaaggaaatattttatataaacaaatatctaTAGTACTGAACATATGTGTATTCATTAAATTCGTCGACTGcttaaaattaatcaaaataaaataatcgtttATAAGACAAAACAGAAAATGTATAAGATTTCAATGTAAAtcaattgttatatttttgtaataaaaatatctattttaaaaatagtatgttttattttgttataagattgttttttctaataataatttagaaaagtttaattaaaaataaaagttaaatttgaaaatcctTATACAAggaattatattacattggtATTACATTGTCTACcttaacataattatttatttattcatttatttatcccaaatcaaaattttactAAATGGACGCAAGTTTTCATTATAAACATTAAGGGTACTGTTTAAATatggtaaattttatttaataacatcACAGATACAATAATTATGTACAGTTGGAGAAAATGTTTAAACCGCTGGTTAAACACTTTCAGCTATCCCATTGTCAATGTAAGCACTGAAGTACTAGGTTTCAGATAAAGGTGCTCCATAAGGGCGGACATTTGACAGTTTCGAAATAGAAACTTCGATTTTCAAAATCGTACTGCGGTCTAGAATTACCATTTTATTCTAGACATATGCTTATGTTTGCattacacttttttttttgctaatCATTAGTGCACAATTAGCAGCCATTTGTATTACCCCCAATTGTATTACAAGTTGTCTTCGGACGAGGACAATTTATCAAATACATACAGTTTCAATTGAGCGTCGTGCCTTTGTGGAGGCGCGGCAGGATCCGGTTTCACCATCTGCGAGGCACATGGAGGATCTATGTTACGGGGTAATAAGGTATGATTGAGCTCAGGCATAGAGGCAGTTGGATCTTTTAGAGGCAATGTTACTTCTCTCAAAGAGTCTGTAGGTGAGGGAGGAAGCACCACTTTCTCAGGAgcattttgaataaatattactcTAGAAAATATAGtcgatatttataacatttgcaactaaatagaaataattattgttaatattatatacctgTTAAATGCTCGCCATTTTCTGCATAATGTAATGTATACTTTGCACTGAATGTACATAAAAACTAAACCTCCTGTAGAACCAATTACAACAACTATTAATTTAGTCCAGAAAGACCAGTCTACATATCCACGTCGAGCTTCTTCAACGGAACGTTCGACGAGTACGTATAAAGACCAAGCCACACAAAGTGCAGCTATTGCATGAAAAGCAACCGCGCACCATAATTTACGAACTTCTAGGGCAGACATTTCAAGTTTTTCCCACTAAAAATCATTGattaatatcgtatataatGTTTCCAAACTTATTAAATTAAGAATCAGCAAATTATAGGTTTAGTCTTTAAAAATCTGAACGAAAATTTCTTCATATATACAGAACAAATACAAAGAAATGATACCTCACAAAATGGTTTTGTTTTAGCATGCATAATAAATgtgaatttacataattcaCAAGCACGTGTGTCAGAAGCTTTTATCCATTGTTGAAGGCAAGCTTGATGTACATAACGTAAACTGCCACTGCAATAACAAGGTGCTAAAAGAGGAGCACCTTCTTCACCTTCACAATGACATATTctgcaataaaaaaagaatataaaatttgcgtacattattgtataataaatattgttcgtaaataattattttagcaGTGCTATAATACATAACTTTTCGTAAAAAGGTAAGAAAGAGTTGTTTgaagataatttataataagaaaattttacatttacctGCAAATATCATGATTGTTTGAAGACAATGTGCTTACAGATGAATGACAATGATCTGGTATGATTGTAACTACTGTTGCATATGTTGATtcctaaaaaataaatattccattaaacataaatcaataggtaaagtaaatttatattttatatattataaaattctttattatgATTCATATATGAAACTAAAGTAATTTGTTTATTCATTAATGTTTTTGTTATGATACAGatataaaactaaaagaatttatttgatcattaatatttacatagtaATTGTCTTAAagtaaaaagtattaaaatatgaaataaatgttttatgaAAGTTATgtggataaaaaaagaaagatatatatgAGAAGTTACCCTTGGTGTCCATTCTGGTAAGCCTTCACCACCAGCAGGACTATTGTTATTGGAAGGACCAAGCGACAGAGGTGGTTGCCGGTCAGGCGGATTAACATTGATCTGATGAACCGGCATCACTCTCTGACCTCAGCAAAGATGTGATCAGTGATAAACAACATTAAACAAACACATCTTAACGAGTGTTTGATAATTAGTTTCCATTGGTATCATGTTTAAGCACAAATTAATAGTTAATTACATACAAAAGACTTTTTGTGCCATGATGTTTAACAT
This genomic window from Bombus fervidus isolate BK054 chromosome 5, iyBomFerv1, whole genome shotgun sequence contains:
- the LOC139987643 gene encoding E3 ubiquitin-protein ligase MARCHF8 codes for the protein MPVHQINVNPPDRQPPLSLGPSNNNSPAGGEGLPEWTPRESTYATVVTIIPDHCHSSVSTLSSNNHDICRICHCEGEEGAPLLAPCYCSGSLRYVHQACLQQWIKASDTRACELCKFTFIMHAKTKPFCEWEKLEMSALEVRKLWCAVAFHAIAALCVAWSLYVLVERSVEEARRGYVDWSFWTKLIVVVIGSTGGLVFMYIQCKVYITLCRKWRAFNRVIFIQNAPEKVVLPPSPTDSLREVTLPLKDPTASMPELNHTLLPRNIDPPCASQMVKPDPAAPPQRHDAQLKLYVFDKLSSSEDNL
- the Hel25e gene encoding ATP-dependent RNA helicase 25E, which gives rise to MADNDDLLDYEDEEQTEQLVDGSRDTPAKKEVKGTYVSIHSSGFRDFLLKPEILRAIIDCGFEHPSEVQHECIPQAVLGMDILCQAKSGMGKTAVFVLATLQQLELTENQVYVLVMCHTRELAFQISKEYERFSKYMPHVKVGVFFGGLPIQKDEEVLKNVCPHIVVGTPGRILALVRNKKLNLKHLKHFILDECDKMLELLDMRRDVQEIFRSTPHGKQVMMFSATLSKEIRPVCKKFMQDPMEVYVDDEAKLTLHGLQQHYVKLKENEKNKKLFELLDVLEFNQVVIFVKSVQRCMALAQLLTEQNFPAIGIHRGMTQEERLSRYQQFKDFQKRILVATNLFGRGMDIERVNIVFNYDMPEDSDTYLHRVARAGRFGTKGLAITLVSDESDAKILNDVQERFDVNITELPDEIDLASYIEGR